One Grus americana isolate bGruAme1 chromosome Z, bGruAme1.mat, whole genome shotgun sequence DNA window includes the following coding sequences:
- the ACAA2 gene encoding 3-ketoacyl-CoA thiolase, mitochondrial isoform X2, translating to MALLRGVFIVAAKRTPFGTYGGLLKDFTATDLTEHAARAALAAGKVSPEIIDSVIVGSVMQSSADAIYIARHVGLRVGVPVPVPALTVNRLCGSGFQSIANGCQEICLNDSEVVLCGGAENMSQAPYAVRNIRFGTRLGAELKLEDTLWEGLTDTHVKIPMAVTAENLAAKYNITREDCDRYAFKTQQRCKAAHDAGYFSAEMAPIEVKTKKGKESMQKDEHPKPQTTLEQLAKLPSIFKKDGTVTAGNASGVCDGAGAVIIASESALKKHSLTPLARVVAYHAAGCDPSIMGIGPVPAITEVLKKAGLTLKDMDLVEVNEAFAPQYLAVEKVLGLDPEKTNVNGGAIAIGHPLGASGSRITAHLVHELRRRGGKYAVGSACIGGGQGIALIIENTA from the exons ATGGCGCTCCTGCGGG GTGTATTCATTGTTGCGGCGAAGCGAACTCCTTTTGGGACCTATGGAGGTTTGCTGAAGGACTTCACAGCCACCGATCTGACAGAACATGCTGCTCGAGCTGCGTTGGCTGCTGGCAAGGTCTCTCCTGAGATCATTGACAGTGTCATTGTTGGCAGTGTCATGCAG AGCTCCGCAGATGCGATTTACATTGCAAGACATGTTGGTTTACGTGTGGGAGTTCCTGTCCCGGTCCCAGCCCTCACTGTCAACAGACTTTGTGGCTCTGGTTTCCAGTCCATTGCCAATGGATGTCAG GAAATTTGCCTTAATGACTCAGAAGTTGTTCTGTGTGGTGGAGCTGAAAATATGAGCCAGGCTCCTTACGCAGTTCGAAACATTCGATTTGGAACCAGATTAGGAGCAGAACTCAAG TTGGAAGACACATTGTGGGAAGGTCTAACAGATACGCATGTTAAAATACCTATGGCAGTTACAGCTGAAAATCTGGCTGCAAAATACAACATCACGCGAGAGGACTGTGACCGATACGCGTTCAAAACACAACAGAGATGCAAAGCTG CTCATGATGCTGGTTACTTTAGTGCTGAGATGGCACCAATTGAAGTGAAAAcgaaaaaggggaaagaaagcatGCAAAAGGACGAGCACCCAAAACCCCAGACCACTCTGGAACAATTGGCAAAACTCCCGTCTATCTTTAAAAAGGATGGAACGGTGACTGCTGGGAATGCTTCA GGTGTGTGTGATGGAGCTGGTGCAGTCATCATTGCCAGTGAATCAGCACTTAAAAAGCACAGTCTTACTCCTCTGGCAAGAGTAGTAGCCTATCACGCAGCTGGCTGTGACCCTTCCATAATGGGCATTG GCCCTGTACCTGCAATTACTGAGGTTCTGAAGAAAGCAGGACTGACCCTGAAGGACATGGATTTGGTAGAG GTGAATGAGGCATTTGCACCTCAGTATCTAGCTGTTGAAAAAGTTTTGGGCCTTGACCCTGAAAAAACCAATGTCAATGGAGGTGCCATCGCTATAGGTCATCCTTTGGGTGCTTCAGGTTCACGGATCACAGCTCATCTGGTTCATGAATTAAG GCGTCGTGGCGGGAAATATGCAGTTGGGTCAGCTTGCATTGGCGGTGGACAAGGTATTGCTCTTATCATTGAGAACACAGCCTGA
- the ACAA2 gene encoding 3-ketoacyl-CoA thiolase, mitochondrial isoform X1 produces the protein MQPGIQEIHVRQRSTLSLTKHPKNLDHTASKRRPENSVRVFIVAAKRTPFGTYGGLLKDFTATDLTEHAARAALAAGKVSPEIIDSVIVGSVMQSSADAIYIARHVGLRVGVPVPVPALTVNRLCGSGFQSIANGCQEICLNDSEVVLCGGAENMSQAPYAVRNIRFGTRLGAELKLEDTLWEGLTDTHVKIPMAVTAENLAAKYNITREDCDRYAFKTQQRCKAAHDAGYFSAEMAPIEVKTKKGKESMQKDEHPKPQTTLEQLAKLPSIFKKDGTVTAGNASGVCDGAGAVIIASESALKKHSLTPLARVVAYHAAGCDPSIMGIGPVPAITEVLKKAGLTLKDMDLVEVNEAFAPQYLAVEKVLGLDPEKTNVNGGAIAIGHPLGASGSRITAHLVHELRRRGGKYAVGSACIGGGQGIALIIENTA, from the exons ATGCAGCCTGGGATCCAAGAGATACATGTGAGACAGAGGAGCACCCTCTCTCTGACAAAACACCCAAAGAATCTGGATCACACGGCCTCTAAGAGAAGGCCTGAAAACAGTGTTC GTGTATTCATTGTTGCGGCGAAGCGAACTCCTTTTGGGACCTATGGAGGTTTGCTGAAGGACTTCACAGCCACCGATCTGACAGAACATGCTGCTCGAGCTGCGTTGGCTGCTGGCAAGGTCTCTCCTGAGATCATTGACAGTGTCATTGTTGGCAGTGTCATGCAG AGCTCCGCAGATGCGATTTACATTGCAAGACATGTTGGTTTACGTGTGGGAGTTCCTGTCCCGGTCCCAGCCCTCACTGTCAACAGACTTTGTGGCTCTGGTTTCCAGTCCATTGCCAATGGATGTCAG GAAATTTGCCTTAATGACTCAGAAGTTGTTCTGTGTGGTGGAGCTGAAAATATGAGCCAGGCTCCTTACGCAGTTCGAAACATTCGATTTGGAACCAGATTAGGAGCAGAACTCAAG TTGGAAGACACATTGTGGGAAGGTCTAACAGATACGCATGTTAAAATACCTATGGCAGTTACAGCTGAAAATCTGGCTGCAAAATACAACATCACGCGAGAGGACTGTGACCGATACGCGTTCAAAACACAACAGAGATGCAAAGCTG CTCATGATGCTGGTTACTTTAGTGCTGAGATGGCACCAATTGAAGTGAAAAcgaaaaaggggaaagaaagcatGCAAAAGGACGAGCACCCAAAACCCCAGACCACTCTGGAACAATTGGCAAAACTCCCGTCTATCTTTAAAAAGGATGGAACGGTGACTGCTGGGAATGCTTCA GGTGTGTGTGATGGAGCTGGTGCAGTCATCATTGCCAGTGAATCAGCACTTAAAAAGCACAGTCTTACTCCTCTGGCAAGAGTAGTAGCCTATCACGCAGCTGGCTGTGACCCTTCCATAATGGGCATTG GCCCTGTACCTGCAATTACTGAGGTTCTGAAGAAAGCAGGACTGACCCTGAAGGACATGGATTTGGTAGAG GTGAATGAGGCATTTGCACCTCAGTATCTAGCTGTTGAAAAAGTTTTGGGCCTTGACCCTGAAAAAACCAATGTCAATGGAGGTGCCATCGCTATAGGTCATCCTTTGGGTGCTTCAGGTTCACGGATCACAGCTCATCTGGTTCATGAATTAAG GCGTCGTGGCGGGAAATATGCAGTTGGGTCAGCTTGCATTGGCGGTGGACAAGGTATTGCTCTTATCATTGAGAACACAGCCTGA
- the ACAA2 gene encoding 3-ketoacyl-CoA thiolase, mitochondrial isoform X3, whose amino-acid sequence MQSSADAIYIARHVGLRVGVPVPVPALTVNRLCGSGFQSIANGCQEICLNDSEVVLCGGAENMSQAPYAVRNIRFGTRLGAELKLEDTLWEGLTDTHVKIPMAVTAENLAAKYNITREDCDRYAFKTQQRCKAAHDAGYFSAEMAPIEVKTKKGKESMQKDEHPKPQTTLEQLAKLPSIFKKDGTVTAGNASGVCDGAGAVIIASESALKKHSLTPLARVVAYHAAGCDPSIMGIGPVPAITEVLKKAGLTLKDMDLVEVNEAFAPQYLAVEKVLGLDPEKTNVNGGAIAIGHPLGASGSRITAHLVHELRRRGGKYAVGSACIGGGQGIALIIENTA is encoded by the exons ATGCAG AGCTCCGCAGATGCGATTTACATTGCAAGACATGTTGGTTTACGTGTGGGAGTTCCTGTCCCGGTCCCAGCCCTCACTGTCAACAGACTTTGTGGCTCTGGTTTCCAGTCCATTGCCAATGGATGTCAG GAAATTTGCCTTAATGACTCAGAAGTTGTTCTGTGTGGTGGAGCTGAAAATATGAGCCAGGCTCCTTACGCAGTTCGAAACATTCGATTTGGAACCAGATTAGGAGCAGAACTCAAG TTGGAAGACACATTGTGGGAAGGTCTAACAGATACGCATGTTAAAATACCTATGGCAGTTACAGCTGAAAATCTGGCTGCAAAATACAACATCACGCGAGAGGACTGTGACCGATACGCGTTCAAAACACAACAGAGATGCAAAGCTG CTCATGATGCTGGTTACTTTAGTGCTGAGATGGCACCAATTGAAGTGAAAAcgaaaaaggggaaagaaagcatGCAAAAGGACGAGCACCCAAAACCCCAGACCACTCTGGAACAATTGGCAAAACTCCCGTCTATCTTTAAAAAGGATGGAACGGTGACTGCTGGGAATGCTTCA GGTGTGTGTGATGGAGCTGGTGCAGTCATCATTGCCAGTGAATCAGCACTTAAAAAGCACAGTCTTACTCCTCTGGCAAGAGTAGTAGCCTATCACGCAGCTGGCTGTGACCCTTCCATAATGGGCATTG GCCCTGTACCTGCAATTACTGAGGTTCTGAAGAAAGCAGGACTGACCCTGAAGGACATGGATTTGGTAGAG GTGAATGAGGCATTTGCACCTCAGTATCTAGCTGTTGAAAAAGTTTTGGGCCTTGACCCTGAAAAAACCAATGTCAATGGAGGTGCCATCGCTATAGGTCATCCTTTGGGTGCTTCAGGTTCACGGATCACAGCTCATCTGGTTCATGAATTAAG GCGTCGTGGCGGGAAATATGCAGTTGGGTCAGCTTGCATTGGCGGTGGACAAGGTATTGCTCTTATCATTGAGAACACAGCCTGA